Proteins co-encoded in one Pan paniscus chromosome 23, NHGRI_mPanPan1-v2.0_pri, whole genome shotgun sequence genomic window:
- the YDJC gene encoding carbohydrate deacetylase isoform X2, producing MSRPRMRLVVTADDFGYCPRRDEGIVEAFLAGAVTSVSLLVNGAATESAAELARRHSIPTGLHANLSEGRPVGPARRGASSLLGPEGFFLGKMGFREAVAAGDVDLPQVREELEAQLSCFRELLGRAPTHVDGHQHVHVLPGGQTPSWA from the exons ATGTCCCGCCCTCGCATGCGCCTGGTGGTCACCGCGGACGACTTTGGTTACTGCCCGCGACGCGATGAGGGTATCGTGGAGGCCTTTCTGGCCGGGGCCGTGACCAGCGTGTCCCTGCTGGTCAACGGTGCGGCCACGGAGAGCGCGGCGGAGCTGGCCCGCAG GCACAGCATCCCCACGGGCCTCCACGCCAACCTGTCCGAGGGCCGCCCCGTGGGTCCGGCCCGCCGTGGCGCCTCATCGCTGCTCGGCCCGGAAGGCTTCTTCCTTGGCAAGATGGGATTCCGGGAGGCGGTGGCGGCCGGAGACGTGGATTTGCCTCAG GTGCGGGAGGAGCTCGAGGCCCAACTAAGCTGCTTCCGGGAGCTGCTGGGCAGGGCCCCCACGCACGTGGACGGGCACCAGCACGTGCACGTGCTCCCAG GTGGACAGACGCCTTCGTGGGCCTGA
- the YDJC gene encoding carbohydrate deacetylase isoform X1, protein MSRPRMRLVVTADDFGYCPRRDEGIVEAFLAGAVTSVSLLVNGAATESAAELARRHSIPTGLHANLSEGRPVGPARRGASSLLGPEGFFLGKMGFREAVAAGDVDLPQVREELEAQLSCFRELLGRAPTHVDGHQHVHVLPGVCQVFAEALQAYGVRFTRLPLERGVGGCTWLEAPARAFACAVERDARAAVGPFSRHGLRWTDAFVGLSTCGRHMSAHRVSGALARVLEGTLAGHTLTAELMAHPGYPSVPPTGGCGEGPDAFSCSWERLHELRVLTAPRLRAQLAQDGVQLCALDDLDSKRPGEEVPCEATLEPFLEPSLL, encoded by the exons ATGTCCCGCCCTCGCATGCGCCTGGTGGTCACCGCGGACGACTTTGGTTACTGCCCGCGACGCGATGAGGGTATCGTGGAGGCCTTTCTGGCCGGGGCCGTGACCAGCGTGTCCCTGCTGGTCAACGGTGCGGCCACGGAGAGCGCGGCGGAGCTGGCCCGCAG GCACAGCATCCCCACGGGCCTCCACGCCAACCTGTCCGAGGGCCGCCCCGTGGGTCCGGCCCGCCGTGGCGCCTCATCGCTGCTCGGCCCGGAAGGCTTCTTCCTTGGCAAGATGGGATTCCGGGAGGCGGTGGCGGCCGGAGACGTGGATTTGCCTCAG GTGCGGGAGGAGCTCGAGGCCCAACTAAGCTGCTTCCGGGAGCTGCTGGGCAGGGCCCCCACGCACGTGGACGGGCACCAGCACGTGCACGTGCTCCCAG GCGTGTGCCAGGTGTTCGCCGAGGCGCTGCAGGCCTATGGGGTGCGCTTTACGCGACTGCCGCTGGAGCGCGGTGTGGGTGGCTGCACTTGGCTGGAGGCCCCCGCGCGTGCCTTCGCCTGCGCCGTGGAGCGCGACGCCCGGGCCGCCGTGGGCCCCTTCTCCCGCCACGGCCTGCG GTGGACAGACGCCTTCGTGGGCCTGAGCACTTGCGGCCGGCACATGTCCGCTCACCGCGTGTCCGGGGCCCTGGCGCGGGTCCTGGAAGGTACCCTAGCGGGCCACACCCTGACAGCCGAGCTGATGGCGCACCCCGGCTACCCCAGTGTGCCTCCCACCGGCGGCTGCGGTGAAGGCCCCGACGCTTTCTCTTGCTCTTGGGAGCGGCTGCATGAGCTGCGCGTCCTCACCGCGCCCAGGCTGCGGGCCCAGCTTGCCCAGGATGGCGTGCAGCTTTGCGCCCTCGACGACCTGGACTCCAAGAGGCCAGGGGAGGAGGTCCCCTGTGAGGCCACTCTGGAACCCTTCCTGGAACCCTCCCTACTCTGA
- the CCDC116 gene encoding coiled-coil domain-containing protein 116 isoform X3: MARCRHHSGYLADDEASYSMCSAQVQLPKKPLVPEMQPACKPGRVPHPPSTCGSSALQGQRRNKRHPQPFGHFLDFLTESQVLDSLETVVEKATERMAAMKTEAGVPLVEVQDPVEVPSGGRRAHARPSLSTVHRHRVRPTLCTGHPNNYPSSSSSMSNCHSSLMAGCLGSHSRDSDLGAQGSLPPVRDKLLLEKNLKRLLQLERKGKGLSQSCSQRDSLLWDSLGSQTSFQWTQEQPLSWFSGLLGSSSGVPEASEPRPGEQEPIFRKREFNKEIKSLLSQLESLDLPGYCPLREPHRTLNFLADHRLFPALQSVVSQAVDKLRGAHCRDGRPLFPTSLEPTSDLPPLGSEPAKPTNGGQPHASPRPTVSSPRMLQRKRKDGGGSPSMSSAQVATRFKLKVKPTEKPNVPSPSLHSREEAPDSDPKLQNPPVSLSSSQRAQPWQGLHLTLPAPGIVVEVACSQGHLRGPVTPPLASPYPRSSCYLLPELSPVASSSPASLCPEVTSSKVRPGMSLQEKGSLTHHS, from the exons ATGGCCAGGTGCCGCCACCACTCGGGTTACCTGGCCGATGACGAGGCCAGTTACTCCATGTGCAGTGCACAG GTGCAGCTGCCCAAGAAGCCACTGGTCCCAGAAATGCAGCCAGCCTGCAAGCCGGGCCGTGTGCCACACCCACCATCCACATGTGGCAGCTCAGCACTCCAGGGCCAACGCCGAAACAAGAGGCACCCTCAGCCCTTTGGCCACTTTCTGGATTTCCTAACTGAGAGCCAGGTCCTGGACAGCCTGGAGACAGTGGTGGAGAAGGCGACTGAGCGCATGGCTGCCATGAAGACGGAGGCTGGGGTGCCGCTTGTGGAGGTGCAGGACCCAGTGGAGGTGCCAAGTGGTGGACGGCGGGCACATGCCCGGCCCAGCCTCAGCACCGTACACCGGCACCGTGTACGGCCGAccctctgcactggacaccccaACAACTACCCATCCAGCTCTAGCTCCATGTCCAACTGCCATAGCAGCCTCATGGCCGGCTGTCTGGGCTCCCACAGCCGGGACAGTGACCTAGGTGCCCAAGGCTCATTGCCACCTGTGAGGGACAAACTCCTGCTGGAGAAGAACCTCAAGCGGCTGCTACAGCTGGAGAGGAAAGGG AAAGGCCTCAGTCAGTCCTGCTCCCAGAGGGACTCCCTGCTGTGGGATTCGCTGGGTAGCCAGACCAGCTTTCAGTGGACCCAGGAGCAGCCCTTGTCCTGGTTCTCAGGGCTGCTGGGCTCAAGCTCTGGCGTGCCTGAAGCATCAGAGCCGAGGCCTGGAGAACAGGAGCCAATCTTCCGCAAGCGAGAGTTCAATAAGGAGATCAAGTCATTACTGAGCCAGCTGGAGTCCCTCGACCTGCCTGGCTACTGTCCGCTCCGTGAGCCCCATCGCACGCTGAACTTCCTGGCTGACCACCGCCTCTTCCCCGCCCTGCAAAGCGTGGTCAGCCAGGCTGTGGATAAGCTCCGTGGCGCCCACTGCCGCGACGGCCGTCCTCTGTTCCCCACCAGCTTGGAGCCCACCTCAGATCTGCCGCCTCTGGGCTCTGAGCCAGCTAAACCCACCAATGGCGGGCAGCCCCATGCTTCCCCCCGCCCCACAGTCTCCAGCCCCAGGATGCTTCAGAGAAAACGCAAGGACGGAGGAGGCTCCCCCTCCATGTCTAGTGCCCAGGTGGCCACCAGATTCAAACTCAAGGTGAAACCCACGGAGAAGCCCAATGTCCCCAGCCCCTCACTCCACTCCAGGGAGGAGGCACCTGACTCAGATCCCAAATTACAAAACCCACCTGTTTCCCTGAGCTCCAGCCAGAGGGCCCAGCCCTGGCAGGGCCTGCACCTCACCCTGCCCGCGCCCGGGATTGTGGTGGAGGTGGCCTGCAGCCAGGGCCACCTCAGGGGCCCTGTCACACCTCCACTTGCCTCCCCCTACCCCCGCTCTTCCTGCTACCTTCTCCCTGAGCTCTCCCCAGTTGCCTCTTCATCTCCCGCCTCACTGTGTCCAGAGGTGACCTCCTCGAAAGTAAGACCGGGCATGAGTTTGCAGGAGAAGGGCTCCTTGACCCACCACTCCTAG
- the CCDC116 gene encoding coiled-coil domain-containing protein 116 isoform X2, whose amino-acid sequence MRMWYANKQVEAASRLPRAVQAAPVRAQTVLACAEQGGVSERNAQLKREVGSRPGHLPGDHMARCRHHSGYLADDEASYSMCSAQVQLPKKPLVPEMQPACKPGRVPHPPSTCGSSALQGQRRNKRHPQPFGHFLDFLTESQVLDSLETVVEKATERMAAMKTEAGVPLVEVQDPVEVPSGGRRAHARPSLSTVHRHRVRPTLCTGHPNNYPSSSSSMSNCHSSLMAGCLGSHSRDSDLGAQGSLPPVRDKLLLEKNLKRLLQLERKGKGLSQSCSQRDSLLWDSLGSQTSFQWTQEQPLSWFSGLLGSSSGVPEASEPRPGEQEPIFRKREFNKEIKSLLSQLESLDLPGYCPLREPHRTLNFLADHRLFPALQSVVSQAVDKLRGAHCRDGRPLFPTSLEPTSDLPPLGSEPAKPTNGGQPHASPRPTVSSPRMLQRKRKDGGGSPSMSSAQVATRFKLKSPRSSSRFTKKKPLPSISSKSSMSHFSNCLYEELADFLTQQAAFLVIRKYEFEKDLNKQLGFFSFPITHVLRDLSLGLKKVKGSRIHLSSETHRSCLLRKLEEAKRARQASRLITSHRSTETPSVQQEPATHTAQDQATEPCRSLYTNLPASRQLSPLEPKLYMSACTGMGSSPPKSKDMDNEGRDKAEIEDEDEDEFKDEDQDEDKDEDGVQSLPEPGEEASVSHSVDVGHGDPP is encoded by the exons ATGAGGATGTGGTATGCAAATAAGCAAGTGGAGGCCGCCAGCCGACTTCCTCGCGCTGTGCAAGCTGCTCCAGTGAGGGCGCAGACTGTACTGGCCTGTGCGGAGCAAGGCGGTGTTTCTG AGAGGAATGCGCAGCTGAAGAGAGAGGTGGGCAGCAGGCCCGGTCACCTGCCAGGTGACCACATGGCCAGGTGCCGCCACCACTCGGGTTACCTGGCCGATGACGAGGCCAGTTACTCCATGTGCAGTGCACAG GTGCAGCTGCCCAAGAAGCCACTGGTCCCAGAAATGCAGCCAGCCTGCAAGCCGGGCCGTGTGCCACACCCACCATCCACATGTGGCAGCTCAGCACTCCAGGGCCAACGCCGAAACAAGAGGCACCCTCAGCCCTTTGGCCACTTTCTGGATTTCCTAACTGAGAGCCAGGTCCTGGACAGCCTGGAGACAGTGGTGGAGAAGGCGACTGAGCGCATGGCTGCCATGAAGACGGAGGCTGGGGTGCCGCTTGTGGAGGTGCAGGACCCAGTGGAGGTGCCAAGTGGTGGACGGCGGGCACATGCCCGGCCCAGCCTCAGCACCGTACACCGGCACCGTGTACGGCCGAccctctgcactggacaccccaACAACTACCCATCCAGCTCTAGCTCCATGTCCAACTGCCATAGCAGCCTCATGGCCGGCTGTCTGGGCTCCCACAGCCGGGACAGTGACCTAGGTGCCCAAGGCTCATTGCCACCTGTGAGGGACAAACTCCTGCTGGAGAAGAACCTCAAGCGGCTGCTACAGCTGGAGAGGAAAGGG AAAGGCCTCAGTCAGTCCTGCTCCCAGAGGGACTCCCTGCTGTGGGATTCGCTGGGTAGCCAGACCAGCTTTCAGTGGACCCAGGAGCAGCCCTTGTCCTGGTTCTCAGGGCTGCTGGGCTCAAGCTCTGGCGTGCCTGAAGCATCAGAGCCGAGGCCTGGAGAACAGGAGCCAATCTTCCGCAAGCGAGAGTTCAATAAGGAGATCAAGTCATTACTGAGCCAGCTGGAGTCCCTCGACCTGCCTGGCTACTGTCCGCTCCGTGAGCCCCATCGCACGCTGAACTTCCTGGCTGACCACCGCCTCTTCCCCGCCCTGCAAAGCGTGGTCAGCCAGGCTGTGGATAAGCTCCGTGGCGCCCACTGCCGCGACGGCCGTCCTCTGTTCCCCACCAGCTTGGAGCCCACCTCAGATCTGCCGCCTCTGGGCTCTGAGCCAGCTAAACCCACCAATGGCGGGCAGCCCCATGCTTCCCCCCGCCCCACAGTCTCCAGCCCCAGGATGCTTCAGAGAAAACGCAAGGACGGAGGAGGCTCCCCCTCCATGTCTAGTGCCCAGGTGGCCACCAGATTCAAACTCAAG AGCCCCCGCAGCAGCAGCAGGTTCACGAAGAAGAAGCCGCTGCCCTCCATCTCGTCAAAGTCCAGCATGTCTCACTTCTCCAACTGCCTTTATGAGGAGCTCGCCGACTTCCTGACCCAGCAGGCAGCCTTCTTGGTCATCCGCAAGTACGAGTTCGAAAAGGACCTCAATAAGCAGCTGGGcttcttctccttccccatcACCCACGTGCTCAGGGACCTTTCTCTGGGCTTAAAGAAGGTAAAAGGCTCCCGCATCCACCTGTCCTCAGAGACCCACCGGAGCTGCCTGCTGCGTAAACTGGAGGAGGCCAAAAGGGCCCGGCAGGCCTCCCGGCTCATCACCTCCCACCGCAGCACAGAGACACCCTCTGTGCAGCAGGAACCAGCCACCCACACTGCCCAGGACCAGGCCACAGAGCCCTGCCGCTCCCTCTACACCAACTTGCCAGCCAGCCGGCAGCTCAGCCCTTTGGAGCCCAAGCTCTACATGTCTGCCTGCACCGGCATGGGTTCCAGTCCCCCCAAGTCCAAGGACATGGACAATGAGGGCCGTGATAAAGCCGAGAttgaagatgaagatgaggatgaGTTCAAGGATGAAGACCAGGATGAGGACAAGGATGAAGATGGAGTTCAGAGCCTCCCAGAGCCTGGAGAGGAGGCCTCGGTCAGCCACTCCGTGGACGTGGGCCACGGTGACCCACCATGA
- the SDF2L1 gene encoding stromal cell-derived factor 2-like protein 1 has product MWSAGRGGAARPVLLGLLLALLVPGGGAAKTGAELVTCGSVLKLLNTHHRVRLHSHDIKYGSGSGQQSVTGVEASDDANSYWRIRGGSEGGCPRGSPVRCGQAVRLTHVLTGKNLHTHHFPSPLSNNQEVSAFGEDGEGDDLDLWTVRCSGQHWEREAAVRFQHVGTSVFLSVTGEQYGSPIRGQHEVHGMPSANTHNTWKAMEGIFIKPSVEPSAGHDEL; this is encoded by the exons ATGTGGAGCGCGGGCCGCGGCGGGGCTGCCCGGCCGGTGCTGTTGGGGCTGCTGCTGGCGCTGTTAGTGCCGGGCGGTGGTGCCGCCAAGACCGGTGCGGAGCTCGTGACCTGCGGGTCGGTGCTGAAGCTGCTCAATACGCACCACCGCGTGCGGCTGCACTCGCACGACATCAAATACGGATCCG GCAGCGGCCAGCAATCGGTGACCGGCGTAGAGGCGTCGGACGACGCCAATAGCTACTGGCGGATCCGCGGCGGCTCGGAGGGCGGGTGCCCGCGCGGGTCCCCGGTGCGCTGCGGGCAGGCGGTGCGGCTCACGCATGTGCTTACGGGCAAGAACCTGCACACGCACCACTTCCCGTCGCCGCTGTCCAACAACCAG GAGGTGAGTGCCTTTGGGGAAGACGGCGAGGGCGACGACCTGGACCTATGGACAGTGCGCTGCTCTGGACAGCACTGGGAGCGTGAGGCTGCTGTGCGCTTCCAGCATGTGGGCACCTCTGTGTTCCTGTCAGTCACGGGTGAGCAGTATGGAAGCCCCATCCGTGGGCAGCATGAGGTCCACGGCATGCCCAGTGCCAACACGCACAATACGTGGAAGGCCATGGAAGGCATCTTCATCAAGCCTAGTGTGGAGCCCTCTGCAGGTCACGACGAACTCTGa
- the CCDC116 gene encoding coiled-coil domain-containing protein 116 isoform X1, whose translation MGAMEQRKGWMHEGGGVRGARDPQTPGPQMRGPIGDPQVVSQPHAERNAQLKREVGSRPGHLPGDHMARCRHHSGYLADDEASYSMCSAQVQLPKKPLVPEMQPACKPGRVPHPPSTCGSSALQGQRRNKRHPQPFGHFLDFLTESQVLDSLETVVEKATERMAAMKTEAGVPLVEVQDPVEVPSGGRRAHARPSLSTVHRHRVRPTLCTGHPNNYPSSSSSMSNCHSSLMAGCLGSHSRDSDLGAQGSLPPVRDKLLLEKNLKRLLQLERKGKGLSQSCSQRDSLLWDSLGSQTSFQWTQEQPLSWFSGLLGSSSGVPEASEPRPGEQEPIFRKREFNKEIKSLLSQLESLDLPGYCPLREPHRTLNFLADHRLFPALQSVVSQAVDKLRGAHCRDGRPLFPTSLEPTSDLPPLGSEPAKPTNGGQPHASPRPTVSSPRMLQRKRKDGGGSPSMSSAQVATRFKLKSPRSSSRFTKKKPLPSISSKSSMSHFSNCLYEELADFLTQQAAFLVIRKYEFEKDLNKQLGFFSFPITHVLRDLSLGLKKVKGSRIHLSSETHRSCLLRKLEEAKRARQASRLITSHRSTETPSVQQEPATHTAQDQATEPCRSLYTNLPASRQLSPLEPKLYMSACTGMGSSPPKSKDMDNEGRDKAEIEDEDEDEFKDEDQDEDKDEDGVQSLPEPGEEASVSHSVDVGHGDPP comes from the exons ATGGGGGCCATGGAGCAGAGGAAGGGCTGGATGCATGAAGGAGGCGGGGTGCGGGGAGCGAGGGACCCGCAGACTCCAGGGCCACAGATGCGTGGACCTATTGGAGACCCTCAGGTTGTCTCCCAACCCCACGCAGAGAGGAATGCGCAGCTGAAGAGAGAGGTGGGCAGCAGGCCCGGTCACCTGCCAGGTGACCACATGGCCAGGTGCCGCCACCACTCGGGTTACCTGGCCGATGACGAGGCCAGTTACTCCATGTGCAGTGCACAG GTGCAGCTGCCCAAGAAGCCACTGGTCCCAGAAATGCAGCCAGCCTGCAAGCCGGGCCGTGTGCCACACCCACCATCCACATGTGGCAGCTCAGCACTCCAGGGCCAACGCCGAAACAAGAGGCACCCTCAGCCCTTTGGCCACTTTCTGGATTTCCTAACTGAGAGCCAGGTCCTGGACAGCCTGGAGACAGTGGTGGAGAAGGCGACTGAGCGCATGGCTGCCATGAAGACGGAGGCTGGGGTGCCGCTTGTGGAGGTGCAGGACCCAGTGGAGGTGCCAAGTGGTGGACGGCGGGCACATGCCCGGCCCAGCCTCAGCACCGTACACCGGCACCGTGTACGGCCGAccctctgcactggacaccccaACAACTACCCATCCAGCTCTAGCTCCATGTCCAACTGCCATAGCAGCCTCATGGCCGGCTGTCTGGGCTCCCACAGCCGGGACAGTGACCTAGGTGCCCAAGGCTCATTGCCACCTGTGAGGGACAAACTCCTGCTGGAGAAGAACCTCAAGCGGCTGCTACAGCTGGAGAGGAAAGGG AAAGGCCTCAGTCAGTCCTGCTCCCAGAGGGACTCCCTGCTGTGGGATTCGCTGGGTAGCCAGACCAGCTTTCAGTGGACCCAGGAGCAGCCCTTGTCCTGGTTCTCAGGGCTGCTGGGCTCAAGCTCTGGCGTGCCTGAAGCATCAGAGCCGAGGCCTGGAGAACAGGAGCCAATCTTCCGCAAGCGAGAGTTCAATAAGGAGATCAAGTCATTACTGAGCCAGCTGGAGTCCCTCGACCTGCCTGGCTACTGTCCGCTCCGTGAGCCCCATCGCACGCTGAACTTCCTGGCTGACCACCGCCTCTTCCCCGCCCTGCAAAGCGTGGTCAGCCAGGCTGTGGATAAGCTCCGTGGCGCCCACTGCCGCGACGGCCGTCCTCTGTTCCCCACCAGCTTGGAGCCCACCTCAGATCTGCCGCCTCTGGGCTCTGAGCCAGCTAAACCCACCAATGGCGGGCAGCCCCATGCTTCCCCCCGCCCCACAGTCTCCAGCCCCAGGATGCTTCAGAGAAAACGCAAGGACGGAGGAGGCTCCCCCTCCATGTCTAGTGCCCAGGTGGCCACCAGATTCAAACTCAAG AGCCCCCGCAGCAGCAGCAGGTTCACGAAGAAGAAGCCGCTGCCCTCCATCTCGTCAAAGTCCAGCATGTCTCACTTCTCCAACTGCCTTTATGAGGAGCTCGCCGACTTCCTGACCCAGCAGGCAGCCTTCTTGGTCATCCGCAAGTACGAGTTCGAAAAGGACCTCAATAAGCAGCTGGGcttcttctccttccccatcACCCACGTGCTCAGGGACCTTTCTCTGGGCTTAAAGAAGGTAAAAGGCTCCCGCATCCACCTGTCCTCAGAGACCCACCGGAGCTGCCTGCTGCGTAAACTGGAGGAGGCCAAAAGGGCCCGGCAGGCCTCCCGGCTCATCACCTCCCACCGCAGCACAGAGACACCCTCTGTGCAGCAGGAACCAGCCACCCACACTGCCCAGGACCAGGCCACAGAGCCCTGCCGCTCCCTCTACACCAACTTGCCAGCCAGCCGGCAGCTCAGCCCTTTGGAGCCCAAGCTCTACATGTCTGCCTGCACCGGCATGGGTTCCAGTCCCCCCAAGTCCAAGGACATGGACAATGAGGGCCGTGATAAAGCCGAGAttgaagatgaagatgaggatgaGTTCAAGGATGAAGACCAGGATGAGGACAAGGATGAAGATGGAGTTCAGAGCCTCCCAGAGCCTGGAGAGGAGGCCTCGGTCAGCCACTCCGTGGACGTGGGCCACGGTGACCCACCATGA